One Xyrauchen texanus isolate HMW12.3.18 chromosome 46, RBS_HiC_50CHRs, whole genome shotgun sequence DNA segment encodes these proteins:
- the LOC127638061 gene encoding uncharacterized protein LOC127638061, whose translation MDKILQILLLSLPTVAPNGSHSLWVLATYIKGQTPFPEFSYVSMLDDVRVLYYNGETKTLIPRGNTTTEDTVFDSNQLITISDYIQASFINKWAVATNNLNKTDGVLAFQRLVLCELRDSGEPGQMITRDAFRGSTTDELRYFDKKFTYHGTLNVTAQVLKIHLDFSMWRHENLYQPFCIKTLKGYLEKRKNQVNRKVKPRVRLIQKANADSGGSWVSCLATGFYPRHINLTLFRDGQPVSDHEITGGDLLPNGDGTYQMRKNLEISAEEQREKHKYTCSTTHLSLDNKLDISLEYDHGKPFKSVIPSFLTVMALVLVFGTVAAVWRKRHKSSSKSEYSSPSMKPRVRLMQKSSTDSGGSRVSCLATGFYPCRINLTLLRDVQPVSDHKITEGDLLPMMTGRNLLFFSGSHSLWVVATYIKGQTPFPEFSYVLMLDDVRVLYYNGETKTLIPRGNTTTEDTVFDSNILISISDNMHAASMRKLAIIDNLNKTDGVLAIQGLCLCELRDSGEPGQMITRNGFRGSTTDELRYLDKKFTYHGTLNVTAQVLKIHLDFSMWRHENVYQPFCIKTLKGYLEKRKNQVNRKVKPRVRLIQKANADSGGSWVTCLATGFYPRHINLTLFRDGQPVSDHEITGGDLLPNGDGTYQMRKSLEISAEEQREKHKYTCSTTHLSLDNKLDISLEYDHGKPFTSVIPSVLTVVALVLVFGTLAAVWRKRHKSSIKSEYSSPSTSEESVDTAS comes from the exons ATGGACAAAATTCTTCAGATTCTTCTGCTTTCACTTCCAACAGTTGCTCCAAATG GTTCTCATTCTTTGTGGGTGCTTGCAACTTACATTAAAGGACAAACACCATTTCCTGAATTCAGTTATGTTTCGATGTTGGATGATGTCAGAGTTCTGTATTATAATGGTGAGACGAAGACTCTCATTCCAAGAGGAAATACAACCACTGAAGACACGGTGTTTGATTCAAATCAACTTATCACCATTAGTGACTATATACAAGCATCTTTTATAAACAAATGGGCAGTAGCaacaaacaacttaaataaaactgATG GTGTTCTTGCCTTTCAAAGACTGGTTTTATGTGAGCTGAGGGACAGCGGTGAACCGGGACAAATGATCACACGGGATGCTTTCAGAGGCTCCACCACAGATGAGTTGCGATATTTTGACAAGAAGTTTACATACCATGGCACCTTAAATGTCACAGCACAAGTGCTGAAAATCCATCTTGACTTCTCCATGTGGCGTCATGAAAATTTATACCAACCATTTTGCATTAAAACTCTCAAAGGTTACCTTGAAAAGAGGAAAAATCAAGTAAATAGAAAAG TGAAACCCAGAGTCAGACTCATCCAGAAAGCAAACGCAGATTCTGGCGGGTCATGGGTGAGTTGTTTGGCAACAGGATTTTACCCTCGTCACATCAACCTGACCCTGTTCAGAGATGGACAGCCTGTGTCTGATCATGAGATCACTGGAGGAGATCTGCTGCCCAATGGTGACGGGACGTACCAGATGAGGAAGAATCTGGAGATCAGTgcagaggaacagagagagaaacacaaaTACACCTGCTCTACTACACACCTCAGTCTGGACAACAAACTGGACATCAGTTTGG AGTATGATCATGGAAAACCATTCAAATCAGTGATTCCTTCATTCCTAACGGTTATGGCACTGGTGTTGGTCTTTGGGACTGTGGCTGCTGTATGGAGAAAGCGACATAAAT CTTCTTCTAAAAGTGAATACTCCTCTCCATCTA TGAAACCCCGAGTCAGACTCATGCAGAAATCAAGCACAGATTCTGGAGGGTCTCGTGTGAGTTGTCTGGCCACAGGATTTTACCCTTGTCGCATCAATCTGACCTTGTTAAGAGATGTGCAGCCTGTATCTGATCATAAGATCACTGAAGGAGATCTGCTGCCAATGATGACGGGACG tAACCTGTTATTTTTTTCAGGTTCTCATTCTTTGTGGGTGGTTGCAACTTACATTAAAGGACAAACGCCATTTCCTGAATTCAGTTATGTTTTGATGTTGGATGATGTCAGAGTTCTGTATTATAATGGTGAGACGAAGACTCTCATTCCAAGAGGAAATACAACCACTGAAGACACGGTGTTTGATTCAAATATTTTAATCTCCATAAGTGACAATATGCATGCAGCTTCTATGAGAAAATTGGCAATAATTGACAACTTAAATAAAACTGATG GTGTTCTTGCCATTCAGGGACTTTGTTTATGTGAGCTGAGGGACAGCGGTGAACCGGGACAAATGATCACACGGAACGGTTTCAGAGGCTCCACCACAGATGAGTTGCGATATCTTGACAAGAAGTTTACATACCATGGCACCTTAAATGTCACAGCACAAGTGCTGAAAATCCATCTTGACTTCTCCATGTGGCGTCATGAAAATGTATACCAACCATTCTGCATTAAAACTCTCAAAGGTTACCTTGAAAAGAGGAAAAATCAAGTAAATAGAAAAG TGAAACCCAGAGTCAGACTCATCCAGAAAGCAAACGCAGATTCTGGTGGGTCATGGGTGACTTGTTTGGCAACAGGATTTTACCCCCGTCACATCAACCTGACCCTGTTTAGAGATGGACAGCCTGTGTCTGATCATGAGATCACTGGAGGAGATCTGCTGCCCAATGGTGACGGGACGTACCAAATGAGGAAGAGTCTGGAGATCAGTgcagaggaacagagagagaaacacaaaTACACCTGCTCTACTACACACCTCAGTCTGGACAACAAACTGGACATCAGTTTGG AGTATGATCATGGGAAACCATTCACATCAGTGATTCCTTCTGTCCTAACGGTTGTGGCACTGGTGTTGGTCTTTGGGACTCTGGCTGCTGTATGGAGAAAGCGACATAAAT CTTCTATTAAAAGTGAATACTCCTCTCCATCTA CATCTGAAGAAAGTGTGGACACAGCATCGTAA
- the LOC127638062 gene encoding class I histocompatibility antigen, F10 alpha chain-like: MIIFSTVLTDSHFLWMFATYIEGEMPFSDFSVTFMLDDITVGHYNSEILRYVPRGNTTNEDDAIDVHHMGIISRIVHQVMNHCELGDDDKPVQVLSESAFRGSTSDEKNVSGNILTYNGTEHEIKPYMLSMWCHETLYYPDCITVLKTYHRIRNMQIKRKVTPEIRLIQKASTDSGGSWVNCLATGLCLRHINLTLFRDGQPVSDHEITGGDLLPNVDGTYQMRKSLEISAEEQRERTQSEHQTKYQFGAFFFFFFNMFDVSEFYPGDPFQPVIPPLLTDSALVLVFGIGANIFKYRCTGLEHHKHKWSDTISKVLMV, translated from the exons ATGATTATATTTTCCACTGTTCTCACAGATTCTCACTTTTTGTGGATGTTTGCAACGTACATTGAAGGAGAGATGCCATTTTCTGATTTTAGTGTCACATTTATGTTGGATGACATCACTGTAGGACACTACAATTCAGAAATTTTGAGATATGTTCCGAGAGGAAATACTACAAATGAAGATGATGCTATTGATGTACATCACATGGGCATAATAA GTCGCATAGTTCATCAGGTGATGAATCATTGTGAACTGGGGGATGATGACAAGCCTGTACAAGTACTCTCTGAGAGTGCTTTTAGAGGCTCTACTTCAGATGAAAAGAATGTTTCTGgcaacattttgacatataatggCACAGAGCATGAAATAAAACCATATATGCTCTCCATGTGGTGTCATGAAACCTTATACTACCCAGACTGCATAACAGTACTCAAGACTTACCATAGAATCAGAAATATGCAGATAAAGAGGAAAG TAACACCTGAAATCAGACTGATTCAGAAAGCAAGCACAGATTCTGGCGGGTCATGGGTGAATTGTTTGGCAACAGGACTTTGCCTTCGTCACATCAACCTGACCCTGTTTAGAGATGGACAGCCTGTATCTGATCATGAGATCACTGGAGGAGATCTGCTGCCCAATGTTGACGGGACGTACCAGATGAGGAAGAGTCTGGAGATCAGTgcagaggaacagagagagagaacacagtcTGAACATCAAACTAAATATCAGTTTGG agctttttttttttttttttttaacatgtttgatGTTTCAGAATTTTATCCAGGTGACCCATTTCAACCAGTGATTCCCCCATTGCTGACAGATTCGGCATTAGTGTTGGTGTTTGGGATTGGAGCTAACATATTTAAATACAGATGTACAG gtttggaacaccacaaacacaagtggagtgatacaatcagtaaagtgctgatggtgtga